A stretch of the Ensifer sp. PDNC004 genome encodes the following:
- a CDS encoding GntR family transcriptional regulator, giving the protein MSDDLTEMLAAEEKPEEKKDVTDLLLHDILTGTLPAGAWLKQIDLERRYDCTRPEVRRALDRLSQRRLVQHNPNRGYQVYELDDQRTQEISDIRVILETGVADRMVANATPATIAELRQLARQFDEMSFRGSIMEHYDANLAFHRALLMLAGNSELVDVVAEIRQRTVSAPVSQWRTRARIEQSAREHHLMVDALEARDLPELKRLIEIHIRQAPIKT; this is encoded by the coding sequence ATGAGCGACGATCTGACGGAAATGCTGGCGGCCGAGGAAAAGCCCGAGGAGAAAAAGGATGTCACCGACCTATTGCTGCACGACATCCTGACCGGGACCTTGCCGGCCGGAGCCTGGCTGAAGCAGATCGACCTGGAGCGCCGCTACGATTGCACGCGGCCGGAGGTGCGCCGGGCGCTCGACCGGCTGTCACAGCGCCGGCTGGTGCAGCACAATCCGAACCGCGGCTACCAGGTCTATGAACTCGATGACCAGCGCACGCAGGAAATCAGCGACATCCGCGTGATTCTCGAAACCGGCGTCGCCGACCGCATGGTTGCCAATGCAACGCCCGCCACCATCGCCGAGTTGCGGCAACTCGCCCGACAGTTCGACGAGATGTCGTTCCGCGGCTCCATCATGGAGCATTACGATGCCAACCTCGCCTTCCACCGCGCGCTTCTCATGCTCGCCGGCAATTCCGAACTCGTCGACGTCGTCGCCGAAATCCGCCAGCGCACCGTATCCGCGCCGGTGTCGCAATGGCGCACCCGCGCCCGCATCGAGCAGTCGGCCCGCGAGCACCACTTGATGGTCGACGCGCTGGAAGCCCGGGACCTGCCCGAACTGAAACGGCTGATCGAGATCCATATCCGCCAGGCGCCGATCAAGACCTGA